Proteins encoded within one genomic window of Amorphoplanes friuliensis DSM 7358:
- a CDS encoding family 43 glycosylhydrolase — MRTNGEAPRRRRLLQAVLTVMTVLAGGFGVAVTATEAGAATIDTGASYVLVNRNSGKALDVYNLATTDGARITQWSRNDGAQQQWQFVDSGGGFYRLRSKLSGKVLDVANRSTADGAAVVQWADGNGTNQQFSVQDIDGYIQLINRNSGKALEVQGASTADGGNIVQYADWNGTNQQWQLVPVGGTPTGGTFTNPVVWQDFADGDIIRVGDVYYYSASTMHYSPGAPVLRSYDLVNWEYAGHSVPRLDFDSNAYDLNGGRAYVKGIWASAFNYRPSNSTYYWLGCTEFNRTYVYTSANAGSGWGKKARINKCYYDAGLMFDNDTPYVAYGNGTISVAQLSSDLTSEVRSQTVYQTPSSIGTLEGARMYKRGNYYYIWLTRPANGQYVLRSTSPWGPYEQKQVLLNLPGPISGGGVPHQGGLVQTQNGEWWYMAFTDAYPGGRMPTLAPITWSADGWPVLQTVNGRWGASYPRPNLPWHPVTSMTGTDTFTGTTLGPRWEWNHNPDNSKWSAGSGLRLSTATVTNDLYAARNTLTHRIQGPSSTATIELDYSPMANGDRTGLAMLRDSSAWIGVKRDNGATRVTMVNGLTMDGSWNTTGTGTEVAGAAVSGGRIWLRASADIRPGSGRQATFSYSTDGVTFTALGPAFTLNNAWQFFMGYRFGLFNYATQALGGAVTVRSFALTTP, encoded by the coding sequence ATGAGGACCAACGGTGAGGCTCCGCGGCGGCGACGCCTGCTGCAAGCCGTCCTGACGGTGATGACCGTGCTGGCCGGGGGATTCGGTGTTGCGGTCACCGCAACGGAAGCCGGCGCGGCCACGATCGACACCGGTGCGTCGTACGTGCTGGTGAACCGCAACAGTGGCAAGGCTCTGGACGTCTACAACCTGGCCACCACCGACGGCGCCCGGATCACCCAGTGGTCCCGCAACGACGGCGCGCAGCAGCAGTGGCAGTTCGTCGACTCCGGCGGTGGCTTCTACCGGTTGAGATCGAAGCTGTCGGGCAAGGTCCTCGACGTCGCCAACCGCTCGACCGCTGACGGCGCCGCTGTCGTGCAGTGGGCGGACGGCAACGGCACGAATCAGCAGTTCAGCGTTCAGGACATCGACGGCTACATCCAGCTGATCAACCGCAACAGCGGCAAGGCCCTGGAGGTGCAGGGCGCGTCGACCGCCGACGGCGGCAACATCGTCCAGTACGCCGACTGGAACGGCACCAACCAGCAGTGGCAGCTGGTCCCGGTCGGCGGCACGCCGACCGGTGGGACCTTCACCAATCCGGTGGTGTGGCAGGACTTCGCCGACGGCGACATCATCCGGGTCGGCGACGTGTACTACTACTCCGCCTCGACGATGCACTACTCCCCAGGCGCCCCGGTCCTGCGTTCCTACGACCTGGTGAACTGGGAGTACGCCGGGCATTCGGTGCCACGGCTGGACTTCGACTCCAACGCCTACGACCTCAACGGCGGACGCGCCTACGTCAAAGGCATCTGGGCATCAGCGTTCAACTACCGGCCCAGCAACAGCACCTACTACTGGCTGGGCTGCACCGAGTTCAACCGCACCTACGTCTACACCTCCGCCAACGCCGGTAGTGGGTGGGGCAAGAAGGCCCGGATCAACAAGTGCTACTACGACGCCGGGCTGATGTTCGACAACGACACCCCCTACGTCGCCTACGGCAACGGCACCATCAGCGTCGCCCAACTGTCGTCGGACCTGACCTCCGAAGTCCGCTCGCAGACCGTGTACCAGACCCCGTCGAGCATCGGCACCCTCGAGGGCGCCCGGATGTACAAGCGGGGGAACTACTACTACATCTGGCTCACCCGCCCTGCGAACGGCCAGTACGTGCTGCGCTCGACCAGCCCCTGGGGCCCGTACGAGCAGAAACAGGTCCTGTTGAACCTGCCCGGACCGATCTCCGGGGGTGGGGTCCCGCACCAGGGCGGTCTGGTGCAGACGCAGAACGGTGAGTGGTGGTACATGGCCTTCACCGACGCGTACCCGGGTGGGCGGATGCCGACGCTGGCCCCGATCACCTGGAGTGCTGACGGCTGGCCGGTGCTGCAGACCGTCAACGGCCGGTGGGGCGCCTCGTATCCGCGCCCGAATCTGCCCTGGCACCCCGTCACCTCGATGACCGGAACCGACACCTTCACCGGCACCACCCTCGGACCGCGGTGGGAGTGGAACCACAACCCGGACAACAGCAAGTGGTCGGCCGGCAGCGGCCTGCGCCTGTCGACCGCGACCGTCACCAACGACCTCTACGCCGCCCGCAACACCCTGACTCACCGCATCCAGGGACCGTCGTCGACCGCGACGATCGAGCTCGACTACTCGCCCATGGCCAACGGCGACCGGACCGGGCTGGCCATGCTGCGTGACTCCTCGGCCTGGATCGGCGTCAAACGCGACAACGGCGCCACCCGGGTGACCATGGTCAACGGGCTCACCATGGACGGCAGCTGGAACACCACCGGCACCGGGACCGAAGTGGCCGGAGCCGCTGTCTCCGGCGGCCGGATCTGGCTGCGGGCCAGTGCCGACATCCGGCCCGGGTCCGGCCGGCAGGCCACCTTCTCGTACAGCACCGACGGCGTCACCTTCACCGCCCTCGGCCCGGCGTTCACCCTCAACAACGCGTGGCAGTTCTTCATGGGCTACCGCTTCGGCCTCTTCAACTACGCCACCCAGGCCCTCGGCGGCGCCGTCACCGTCCGCAGCTTCGCCCTGACCACCCCCTGA
- a CDS encoding ricin-type beta-trefoil lectin domain protein translates to MIRQRVTGFRAAWVIRAVVALAAIPLALVVAAPSASAATNQFRGVNWARAGDNFTGEPLVLYGLSGSDSYTTVRAKADAVLAGFERNLGANTVRLPINTASVGTAWWSSYTGVIDSATARGMKVILSFWDDGRAASGGRVTDTAAFNTMWNTVVAKYGANSLVYFEPMNEPAGYSAADWKNVAAAWLAARPSVPRNRVFISGSGLNQDIRTMCADSRFDGTYLSLHHYTFFSGAKTYDGWVNFLREALGTCADRTVIDEFGAPMDTGLNYDDAGSTDNFVRYFRATTQVLRELGMGSVYWPGLGGKITAGQNDDWYAMQKLQGSGTNLTLTTPNASGAGRLRYSWGLTGTDPVPGNRLRNSGSGRCLDVPGAVTVNNTQVAIYDCGTGTNQQWTGTSARELRVYGTKCLDARGRGTANGTAVVIYDCTGGTNQQWNVNANGTITGVASGRCLDVTQNGTANGSRMQLWDCTGEANQSWSRA, encoded by the coding sequence ATGATCCGACAGCGAGTGACGGGTTTCCGCGCGGCCTGGGTGATCCGCGCCGTGGTGGCGCTGGCGGCGATCCCGCTGGCCCTGGTGGTCGCGGCGCCGAGCGCGTCGGCGGCGACGAATCAGTTCCGGGGGGTCAACTGGGCCCGCGCCGGCGACAACTTCACCGGGGAACCGCTGGTGCTGTACGGGCTGAGCGGCAGCGACAGCTACACCACCGTCCGTGCCAAGGCGGACGCCGTTCTGGCCGGCTTCGAGCGCAACCTCGGCGCCAACACCGTCCGGCTGCCGATCAACACCGCTTCGGTCGGTACGGCGTGGTGGAGTTCCTACACCGGTGTCATCGACTCGGCGACCGCCCGCGGCATGAAGGTCATCCTGTCGTTCTGGGACGACGGCCGGGCTGCCTCCGGTGGCCGGGTCACCGACACCGCCGCCTTCAACACGATGTGGAACACCGTCGTGGCCAAGTACGGCGCCAACTCGCTGGTCTACTTCGAGCCGATGAACGAACCGGCCGGATATAGCGCGGCGGACTGGAAGAACGTGGCCGCCGCGTGGCTCGCCGCGCGACCGTCGGTGCCCCGCAACCGCGTGTTCATCAGCGGATCCGGGCTGAACCAGGACATCAGGACGATGTGCGCCGACAGCCGCTTCGACGGGACGTACCTGTCGCTGCACCACTACACGTTCTTCAGTGGCGCGAAGACCTACGACGGATGGGTGAATTTCCTGCGCGAGGCTCTGGGCACCTGCGCCGACCGCACCGTCATCGACGAGTTCGGTGCCCCCATGGACACCGGCCTGAACTACGACGACGCCGGCAGCACCGACAACTTCGTCCGTTACTTCCGGGCCACCACCCAGGTGCTCCGCGAGCTCGGCATGGGCTCGGTCTACTGGCCCGGCCTCGGCGGCAAGATCACCGCCGGGCAGAACGACGACTGGTACGCCATGCAGAAGCTGCAGGGCAGCGGTACGAACCTGACCCTGACCACACCGAACGCCTCGGGTGCCGGGCGGCTGCGGTACAGCTGGGGCCTGACCGGCACCGATCCGGTGCCCGGCAACCGGCTGCGCAACAGCGGCTCGGGCCGGTGCCTCGACGTCCCGGGCGCCGTCACCGTCAACAACACCCAGGTCGCCATCTACGACTGCGGCACGGGTACGAACCAGCAGTGGACCGGCACGTCGGCCCGGGAACTGCGGGTCTACGGCACCAAGTGCCTCGACGCCCGTGGCCGGGGAACCGCCAACGGCACGGCGGTGGTCATCTACGACTGCACCGGCGGCACCAACCAGCAGTGGAACGTCAACGCCAACGGCACCATCACCGGTGTGGCCTCCGGGCGCTGCCTCGACGTGACGCAGAACGGCACCGCGAACGGCAGCCGCATGCAGCTGTGGGACTGCACGGGTGAAGCCAACCAATCGTGGTCCCGCGCCTGA
- a CDS encoding PQQ-dependent sugar dehydrogenase, whose product MRRRAMAAAAAAVLTAAGLVATVLAPESPAAAHPVDAADFQQVELARGVGELGEPMSMAVLPDRSVLHTARNGVLRRTTAAGVTNTIGTLAVYTHDEEGLQGVGVDPGFAGNRYIYLFYAPPLSTPGGDAPATGTDFSAWNGVNRLSRFTLNADYTLNTASQATVLEVPTSRGMCCHVGGDIDFDAAGNLYLSTGDDSNPFDSSGYTPIDERSNRNPVYDAQRSAGNTNDLRGKVLRIKVNADATYSIPSGNLFTPGTARTRPEIYAMGLRNPFRLSVDKPTGAVYVADYGPDAGTTTSTRGPAGQVEFNRITSAGNYGWPYCTGSNTTNETYVDYTFPSGPSGNRFNCAAPVNNSPRNTGLTNLPAARPAWIKYDNCSLAAFGCGSESPMGGAVYRYDAANPSTVKFPATLDAHYFAMEFGRRWIKSIDVNSDGSAGQISDFPWRGTQIMDSAFGPDGALYVLDYGTGWGSGDASSALYRIEYTKGGNNQAPIARAAANPTSGAAPLTVAFSSSGSADPEGGALSYAWNFGDGSTSSSANPSHTFAASGQRTVTLTVTDPTGLSASASLTVTVGNTAPTVVLTTPADGAPFKFGDSVPYSITVSDPEDGTVDCSRVKLSYLLGHDDHAHPITSSTGCSGTLQIPVDGEHDTAANLYAVFDAEYTDLGANGQPALTTHKQQILQLRHRQAEHRSTQSGTSLFSKAAAEGGQTVGDIQNGDWIAFQRYALANENQFTARVSSGGAGGTLSVRAGSPTGTVLGTVTVPVTGSWETFTEVSTALSGAPAGTTTLYLTFQGGTGTLFDVDAFTLGAATGGGGTGRIVGANGSCVDVNAGSSADGTKVQLWTCNTGTNQQWTRTANTLRALGKCMGVAGGATADGSLVQLSTCTGSGAQNWTAGANGSLVNAGSGKCLDANGGSSTNGTQLIIWTCHGGTNQRWTLP is encoded by the coding sequence ATGAGAAGACGCGCGATGGCGGCGGCAGCGGCCGCCGTTCTCACGGCCGCCGGCCTGGTGGCGACCGTCCTGGCCCCCGAATCGCCGGCGGCCGCCCACCCGGTCGACGCGGCCGATTTCCAGCAGGTCGAGCTGGCCCGCGGGGTGGGTGAGCTCGGCGAGCCGATGTCGATGGCGGTGCTGCCGGACCGCTCGGTTCTGCACACGGCCCGCAACGGCGTGCTGCGCCGGACCACCGCCGCCGGGGTCACCAACACGATCGGCACCCTGGCGGTCTACACCCACGACGAGGAAGGCCTGCAGGGCGTGGGGGTGGATCCCGGCTTTGCCGGCAACCGGTACATCTACCTCTTCTACGCGCCGCCGTTGTCCACCCCCGGCGGTGACGCGCCGGCCACCGGCACGGACTTCTCCGCGTGGAACGGCGTCAACCGGCTGTCCCGGTTCACGCTCAACGCCGACTACACCCTCAACACCGCCAGCCAGGCGACCGTCCTGGAAGTGCCGACCAGTCGTGGCATGTGCTGCCACGTCGGCGGCGACATCGACTTCGACGCAGCCGGCAACCTGTACCTGTCCACGGGCGACGACTCGAACCCGTTCGACTCCAGTGGCTACACGCCCATCGACGAGCGCAGCAACCGCAACCCCGTCTACGACGCACAGCGCAGCGCGGGCAACACCAACGACCTTCGCGGCAAGGTGCTGCGGATCAAGGTGAACGCGGACGCGACGTACTCGATCCCCTCGGGCAACCTGTTCACGCCCGGCACCGCCCGGACCCGGCCGGAGATCTACGCGATGGGCCTGCGCAACCCGTTCCGGCTCAGCGTCGACAAGCCGACCGGCGCGGTCTACGTCGCCGACTACGGACCCGACGCCGGCACGACCACCTCGACGCGAGGACCGGCGGGGCAGGTGGAGTTCAACCGGATCACCTCCGCCGGCAACTACGGCTGGCCGTACTGCACCGGCTCGAACACGACCAACGAGACCTATGTGGACTACACGTTCCCGTCCGGGCCGTCGGGCAACCGGTTCAACTGCGCCGCACCGGTCAACAACTCCCCGCGTAACACGGGGCTGACCAACCTCCCAGCCGCGCGACCGGCCTGGATCAAGTACGACAACTGCTCGCTGGCCGCGTTCGGCTGCGGCTCGGAGTCGCCGATGGGTGGCGCGGTGTACCGCTACGACGCGGCCAACCCGTCCACGGTCAAGTTCCCGGCCACCCTCGACGCGCACTACTTCGCGATGGAGTTCGGGCGGCGCTGGATCAAGAGCATCGACGTCAACTCCGACGGCTCCGCCGGGCAGATCAGCGACTTCCCCTGGCGCGGCACCCAGATCATGGACAGCGCCTTCGGCCCCGACGGAGCCCTGTACGTCCTGGACTACGGCACCGGCTGGGGCAGCGGCGACGCGAGTTCCGCCCTGTACCGCATCGAGTACACCAAGGGCGGCAACAACCAGGCGCCGATCGCCCGCGCCGCCGCGAATCCGACCTCCGGCGCCGCCCCGCTGACCGTCGCCTTCTCCTCGAGCGGCTCGGCGGATCCCGAAGGCGGGGCACTGAGCTACGCCTGGAACTTCGGTGACGGAAGCACGTCCTCGTCGGCCAACCCCAGCCACACCTTCGCCGCCAGCGGCCAGCGCACGGTGACACTCACGGTGACCGACCCCACCGGTCTCAGCGCGTCCGCTTCGCTGACGGTCACGGTCGGCAACACCGCCCCGACGGTCGTGCTGACCACGCCGGCCGACGGAGCACCTTTCAAGTTCGGTGACAGCGTGCCGTACTCGATCACGGTGTCGGACCCCGAGGACGGCACGGTCGACTGCAGCCGGGTGAAGCTGAGCTACCTGCTCGGCCACGACGACCACGCGCATCCGATCACCTCGAGCACCGGCTGCTCGGGGACGCTGCAGATCCCGGTGGACGGCGAGCACGACACGGCGGCCAACCTGTACGCGGTGTTCGACGCGGAGTACACCGATCTCGGCGCCAACGGCCAGCCCGCGCTGACCACGCACAAGCAGCAGATCCTCCAGCTGCGGCACCGGCAGGCCGAGCACCGCAGCACCCAGTCCGGCACCTCGCTGTTCAGCAAGGCGGCCGCAGAGGGCGGGCAGACGGTCGGCGACATCCAGAACGGCGACTGGATCGCGTTCCAGCGGTACGCGCTCGCGAACGAGAACCAGTTCACGGCCCGGGTGTCCTCGGGCGGTGCCGGCGGCACGCTCTCGGTGCGCGCCGGATCGCCCACCGGCACCGTCCTGGGAACCGTCACGGTGCCGGTCACCGGAAGCTGGGAAACCTTCACCGAGGTGTCGACGGCCCTGTCCGGGGCCCCGGCCGGCACCACCACGCTCTACCTGACGTTCCAGGGCGGCACCGGAACGCTGTTCGACGTGGATGCGTTCACGCTCGGCGCAGCGACGGGCGGTGGCGGCACCGGCCGGATCGTCGGCGCGAACGGTTCGTGTGTCGACGTCAACGCCGGCAGTTCCGCCGACGGCACCAAGGTCCAGCTGTGGACCTGCAACACCGGCACCAACCAGCAGTGGACCCGTACCGCGAACACCCTGCGGGCGCTGGGCAAGTGCATGGGCGTGGCCGGTGGCGCGACGGCCGACGGCAGCCTGGTGCAGCTCTCGACCTGCACCGGCTCCGGCGCGCAGAACTGGACGGCCGGGGCCAACGGATCACTGGTCAACGCCGGCTCCGGCAAGTGCCTGGACGCCAACGGCGGCAGCTCCACCAACGGCACCCAGCTGATCATCTGGACCTGCCACGGCGGCACCAACCAGCGCTGGACACTGCCATGA
- a CDS encoding ThuA domain-containing protein, with translation MRALPRTLLGAAAAVLLTLAGLGAAPAQAADAPYDVLVFSRTAGFRHDSIPAGIQLIRDLGAGNSFTVTATEDAGQFSTANLARFEAVVFLNTTGDVLNTTQQSAFESYIRAGGGYVGVHAASDTEYDWPFYGQLVGAYFASHPAIQQATTRVEDRAHAATAGLAPTVTRTDEWYNFRTNPRSSARVLTALDESSYSGGTMGGDHPHTWCKTLQGGRSFYTGAGHTQANYTEPGFRALVLGGIRYAAGRTKADCRPENGYTALYNGSTTGWSQAGPGGFSNSNATLTSSGGPGLLWYSTKEFRSYSLKLDWMMPGDDNSGVVIGFPAGSDPAAALANGYEVQIDATDTADRTTGAVYGAKSADIAARDAALNPPGEWNTFELLVEGERLQVLLNGVTINDFTNTDPARSLTSGHIGIQNHGTGEDVSFRNIRIKESAGTTPRTGPITGAAGKCVDVAGGSSADGTKIQLWGCTGSAHQQWTVNGTVRSLGKCMGVAGGSTANGALVQLSTCNGSGGQTWTPGSNGSLVNPQSGKCLDANGAGSADGTQLIIWSCHGAANQRWTLP, from the coding sequence ATGCGAGCACTTCCCCGCACACTCCTGGGCGCGGCCGCAGCAGTGCTGCTGACCCTCGCCGGTCTCGGTGCTGCACCGGCGCAGGCCGCCGACGCGCCGTACGACGTCCTGGTCTTCTCCAGGACCGCCGGCTTCCGGCACGACTCGATCCCGGCCGGCATCCAGCTGATCCGTGACCTGGGAGCCGGCAACAGCTTCACGGTCACCGCGACCGAGGACGCCGGCCAGTTCAGTACGGCCAACCTGGCCCGGTTCGAGGCCGTCGTCTTCCTCAACACGACCGGCGACGTCCTGAACACCACCCAGCAGAGCGCCTTCGAGAGTTACATCCGGGCCGGCGGCGGCTACGTCGGCGTACACGCGGCCTCGGACACCGAGTACGACTGGCCGTTCTACGGCCAACTGGTCGGGGCGTATTTCGCCTCGCACCCGGCGATCCAGCAGGCGACCACGCGGGTGGAGGACCGGGCGCACGCGGCGACCGCCGGACTGGCGCCGACGGTGACCCGGACCGACGAGTGGTACAACTTCCGGACCAATCCCCGGTCCTCGGCCCGGGTGCTCACCGCACTGGACGAGTCGAGTTACTCCGGCGGCACCATGGGCGGCGACCACCCGCACACCTGGTGCAAGACCCTGCAGGGCGGCCGGTCCTTCTACACCGGGGCCGGCCACACCCAGGCCAATTACACCGAGCCCGGCTTCCGGGCCCTCGTCCTCGGCGGGATCCGGTACGCGGCCGGCCGTACCAAGGCGGACTGCCGGCCCGAGAACGGCTACACCGCGCTCTACAACGGGTCCACCACGGGCTGGTCCCAGGCCGGGCCGGGCGGCTTCAGCAACAGCAACGCCACGCTGACCTCCTCCGGTGGACCGGGCCTGCTGTGGTACAGCACCAAGGAGTTCCGCTCGTACTCGCTCAAGCTCGACTGGATGATGCCCGGCGACGACAACTCCGGTGTGGTGATCGGCTTCCCGGCCGGCAGCGACCCGGCTGCGGCCCTCGCGAACGGCTACGAGGTGCAGATCGACGCCACCGACACGGCCGACCGGACCACCGGCGCGGTGTACGGGGCGAAATCGGCCGACATCGCCGCCCGTGACGCGGCGCTGAACCCACCGGGTGAGTGGAACACCTTCGAGCTGCTGGTCGAGGGGGAACGACTGCAGGTCCTGCTGAACGGCGTCACCATCAACGACTTCACCAACACCGACCCGGCACGCTCGCTGACCTCCGGCCACATCGGCATCCAGAACCACGGCACCGGCGAGGACGTGTCGTTCCGCAACATCCGGATCAAGGAGTCAGCGGGCACCACACCCCGGACCGGCCCGATCACCGGCGCCGCCGGCAAGTGCGTCGACGTCGCCGGCGGGAGCTCCGCCGACGGTACGAAGATCCAGCTGTGGGGTTGCACCGGCAGCGCCCACCAGCAGTGGACGGTCAACGGGACCGTGCGCTCGCTCGGCAAGTGCATGGGTGTCGCCGGCGGCAGCACCGCCAACGGCGCACTGGTCCAGCTGTCGACCTGCAACGGCTCCGGCGGCCAGACCTGGACCCCCGGTTCCAACGGCTCCCTGGTCAACCCGCAGTCCGGCAAGTGCCTGGACGCCAACGGTGCGGGCTCCGCGGACGGGACACAGCTGATCATCTGGTCCTGCCACGGCGCCGCCAACCAGCGCTGGACGCTGCCATGA